A window of Mucilaginibacter sp. PAMC 26640 contains these coding sequences:
- a CDS encoding glycerophosphodiester phosphodiesterase, translating to MKSIVTGCLLALTSLAASAQNKVMVTAHRGDWRNNPENSLRGFQAAAAMGVDMVELDLKKTSDGEIVIMHDVTIDRTTNGKGKPADYTWEEISKFGLKNGLGRVTNNHIPKFRDVMLALKGTGVLVNLDKSYPYYPEAYAILKETGTLSQAVFKAEVTYAELKQKYPQLIDSITYMPVVNLDKPGAKQVITDYLKNMKPYAFELNFTKDTAAVLSDNKFISNKGAKVWINSLWASLNAGHDDDTAVEDGNLKDSWDWIVAHGATVIQTDRPQQLLAYLRKRKLHK from the coding sequence ATGAAAAGTATAGTTACCGGCTGCTTGCTGGCCCTAACCAGCCTTGCGGCTTCGGCACAAAATAAAGTAATGGTTACCGCCCACCGCGGCGACTGGCGTAACAACCCCGAGAATTCCCTCCGTGGCTTTCAGGCGGCCGCTGCCATGGGGGTGGATATGGTAGAGCTCGATCTGAAGAAAACCAGCGACGGCGAAATTGTGATCATGCACGATGTCACTATCGACCGGACCACTAATGGCAAGGGCAAACCGGCAGATTACACCTGGGAAGAGATCAGTAAGTTTGGTTTAAAAAACGGGCTGGGCCGGGTAACCAATAACCATATCCCCAAATTTCGCGACGTAATGCTTGCTCTTAAAGGCACAGGCGTATTGGTGAACCTGGATAAAAGCTATCCGTATTACCCGGAAGCTTATGCCATTTTAAAAGAAACAGGCACACTTAGCCAGGCCGTTTTTAAAGCCGAGGTCACCTATGCCGAACTCAAGCAAAAATATCCGCAACTGATAGACAGTATTACCTATATGCCCGTGGTAAACCTGGATAAACCCGGTGCCAAACAGGTAATTACCGACTATTTAAAAAACATGAAACCTTACGCTTTTGAGCTGAACTTCACAAAGGATACGGCTGCTGTGCTATCCGATAACAAATTCATCAGCAACAAGGGTGCAAAGGTTTGGATCAACTCCCTGTGGGCATCGCTCAATGCGGGCCATGATGACGATACCGCGGTAGAGGATGGCAATTTAAAGGATAGCTGGGACTGGATCGTAGCCCATGGAGCAACGGTGATACAAACCGACCGGCCGCAACAGCTGCTCGCCTATCTCCGGAAAAGAAAACTGCATAAATAA
- a CDS encoding SusC/RagA family protein translates to MKKKITHDLFNSVTVKRFLFIFSLLLITCSFNASAAIQVSGTVTDETNQPLPGVTVRVKNTTTGITTNVSGKYTITAEPGAILTYSFIGYVTQELPVNSSGVMNVKMAPQANMLNEVVAIGYQTIRKSDVTGSIASVKASDLNLSAPTLGQALAGKVAGVQVSQTSGAPYASTKIRVRGVGSFNASSDPLYVIDGYPAGNDIFINPEDVESIDVLKDAASAAIYGSRGSGGVVLITTKKGKEGKGKFEYAGQTGINQLGKKVKLLNSDQAAQLLIDGRNNSYKDLWINAGKTWNDAMFSDANATRITNVGNAGSVSIPTDLYNFGTQSLIHQTVNTDWQDELYRNAFTQKHSLSFSGASKDIRYYVSGGYQKQDGIIISTGQERINFRTNIDGDVSKKLHVGANISYTQNTNREAQEGRFDHGAVLGALIYMPYLPAYNADGSYATNAEASQSAAYGYQGIENPLALVTRTKITRKGYRSTYNANAVYNILPGFNAKVNLGTQTYNEKYDYYLPTSLSSGAFAPGSTQSVAAATATAQNITQSDRLAEFTLNYKKEFGKHHLDALAGYTAQITNNDVISVSAKGFQNDNIPEITGKGADASFFTLNNTTGKSAYTLLSYLGRVNYNYAGKYFLTGSFRADGSSRFGPLNKYGYFPSVAAGWTLSEEPFYHNWLGDQSTVKVRASWGLTGNYNIPNYAVQQTLANPTGAVFGNNTITTATYAGGIKDQKLSWESTSQYNAGIDIGLFRGRLSILANYYLSYSYNLLYNQPISAISGSTTILTNLRDSKIRNTGFDLQLDGRIIQSKDFTLGMSGNISLNRNKVVKLPSNNTIIINGAERSYLTNITTQGQPVGMFYGFTVGGIVTPENIAKVAPSASSTNSVKLGDLYFVDTNGDGKVNDADKTVIGSPYAKFTYGFSLNSSYKRFDIGASFNGSYGNKILDGQDYYLYNMEGSGNQYADVANRYINEANPGNGLVYRASRGGTQSNSTRLSTFYLQSGSYLRCTNLQLGYSLPTGLQSALGITKARIFASVVNAFTITKYKGYNPDVDYNYSGSASNNTQPANLAPGIDYGAYPLVRSFNLGVNVTF, encoded by the coding sequence ATGAAAAAAAAGATTACTCATGATCTTTTTAATTCGGTTACCGTAAAACGGTTCCTTTTTATTTTCTCGCTCCTGCTCATCACCTGCAGTTTTAACGCCAGTGCCGCCATCCAGGTATCCGGTACCGTTACCGACGAAACCAACCAGCCTTTGCCGGGAGTAACCGTAAGGGTAAAAAACACCACCACAGGTATAACTACCAATGTAAGCGGTAAATATACCATCACTGCCGAACCGGGTGCTATCCTTACCTATTCGTTTATTGGCTATGTTACCCAGGAGCTGCCGGTAAACAGTTCGGGTGTGATGAATGTAAAAATGGCGCCTCAGGCAAACATGCTGAACGAGGTTGTGGCCATTGGTTACCAAACCATCCGCAAAAGTGATGTAACCGGTTCTATCGCCAGCGTTAAAGCCAGCGATCTGAATTTATCTGCCCCAACTTTGGGCCAGGCATTGGCCGGTAAAGTAGCGGGTGTGCAGGTATCGCAAACCAGTGGTGCACCATATGCCAGCACTAAAATCAGGGTGAGAGGGGTAGGCTCTTTTAATGCCAGCTCCGATCCTTTATATGTGATTGATGGTTACCCTGCCGGTAACGATATCTTTATCAACCCCGAAGACGTGGAAAGTATCGACGTATTGAAAGATGCCGCCTCTGCTGCCATTTACGGCTCGCGCGGGTCTGGCGGTGTGGTGTTGATCACTACCAAAAAAGGGAAAGAAGGAAAAGGTAAATTTGAGTACGCCGGGCAAACGGGCATTAACCAGTTAGGCAAAAAAGTAAAATTGCTCAACTCGGACCAGGCTGCACAATTACTTATCGATGGCCGTAACAACAGTTATAAAGACCTTTGGATAAACGCCGGCAAAACCTGGAACGATGCCATGTTTTCTGATGCCAATGCCACCCGTATCACCAATGTGGGTAACGCGGGCAGTGTAAGTATCCCTACAGACCTGTATAACTTCGGCACGCAATCGCTGATCCACCAAACGGTAAACACCGACTGGCAGGATGAGCTTTATCGCAATGCCTTCACTCAAAAACACAGCCTTTCGTTCTCCGGTGCTTCAAAAGATATCCGGTACTACGTAAGCGGTGGTTACCAGAAACAGGACGGTATCATCATCTCCACCGGTCAGGAACGGATTAACTTCCGGACCAACATCGATGGCGATGTGAGCAAGAAGCTACATGTTGGCGCTAACATCTCCTACACGCAAAACACCAATCGCGAAGCGCAGGAAGGCCGTTTTGATCATGGAGCCGTATTGGGAGCCCTGATCTATATGCCATATTTGCCGGCCTACAACGCCGATGGCTCATACGCTACCAACGCCGAGGCTTCACAATCTGCTGCCTACGGTTACCAGGGTATAGAAAATCCGCTGGCGCTGGTTACCCGTACTAAAATTACCCGCAAAGGTTACCGCAGCACCTACAACGCTAACGCAGTGTATAACATCCTGCCGGGCTTTAATGCTAAAGTTAACCTGGGTACCCAAACCTACAACGAAAAGTACGATTATTACCTGCCTACCAGCCTAAGCAGCGGAGCCTTCGCTCCGGGTTCTACGCAATCTGTCGCGGCAGCAACGGCTACGGCACAAAATATTACCCAGTCAGATCGCCTGGCGGAGTTCACCCTGAACTATAAAAAAGAGTTTGGCAAACATCACCTGGATGCATTGGCCGGTTATACCGCCCAAATTACCAACAACGACGTGATCAGCGTAAGCGCTAAAGGGTTCCAGAATGATAACATCCCGGAGATTACCGGCAAAGGTGCTGATGCCAGCTTCTTTACCCTAAATAATACTACCGGTAAATCGGCTTATACGCTGCTATCCTACCTGGGCCGTGTTAACTACAACTACGCAGGTAAATACTTCCTTACCGGTTCCTTCCGTGCCGATGGTTCTTCACGTTTTGGTCCATTGAACAAATACGGTTATTTCCCATCGGTAGCTGCCGGCTGGACACTCTCGGAAGAGCCGTTTTACCACAACTGGCTGGGCGACCAGTCTACCGTTAAGGTACGCGCCAGCTGGGGCCTCACCGGTAACTATAACATCCCTAACTATGCTGTACAACAAACACTGGCCAACCCTACAGGCGCAGTGTTCGGTAACAACACCATTACTACAGCAACCTATGCAGGCGGTATAAAAGATCAGAAACTGAGCTGGGAATCCACCTCGCAGTATAATGCCGGTATCGATATCGGGTTATTCCGCGGCCGTTTGTCTATCCTTGCCAACTACTACTTAAGCTACTCGTACAACCTGCTGTATAACCAGCCTATTTCGGCTATATCGGGCAGCACCACCATCCTAACCAACCTGCGCGATTCCAAGATCCGCAACACCGGTTTCGATCTGCAATTGGATGGCCGTATCATCCAGTCGAAAGATTTCACCCTGGGCATGAGCGGTAATATCTCGCTTAACCGCAACAAAGTGGTTAAATTGCCTTCCAATAACACCATCATCATTAACGGTGCGGAGCGTTCTTACTTAACCAACATTACCACGCAGGGCCAGCCGGTGGGTATGTTCTATGGCTTCACCGTAGGCGGTATCGTAACTCCGGAGAACATTGCTAAAGTTGCACCTTCGGCTTCTTCAACTAACTCCGTTAAACTGGGCGACCTTTATTTTGTAGATACCAATGGCGATGGCAAGGTAAACGATGCGGATAAAACCGTTATCGGTTCACCTTACGCTAAGTTCACTTACGGTTTCTCGTTAAACTCTTCCTACAAGCGTTTTGATATCGGCGCATCCTTCAATGGTTCGTACGGTAACAAAATACTGGATGGGCAGGATTATTATTTGTACAACATGGAAGGATCCGGCAACCAGTATGCAGATGTAGCCAACCGCTACATCAACGAGGCCAACCCGGGTAACGGTTTGGTATACCGTGCATCGCGCGGGGGTACGCAAAGTAACAGCACGCGCTTATCCACCTTTTACCTGCAAAGCGGTTCGTACTTGCGTTGTACCAACCTGCAGTTGGGTTACAGCCTGCCAACAGGGCTGCAAAGTGCATTGGGTATTACCAAAGCCCGCATTTTTGCCAGCGTAGTCAATGCATTTACCATCACCAAATACAAAGGTTACAACCCCGATGTTGATTATAACTACTCGGGCAGTGCATCAAACAATACCCAGCCGGCCAACCTGGCGCCTGGTATCGATTATGGTGCCTACCCGCTCGTACGCTCGTTCAACCTGGGTGTAAATGTTACTTTTTAA